In Aliamphritea ceti, a single window of DNA contains:
- the arsC gene encoding arsenate reductase (glutaredoxin) (This arsenate reductase requires both glutathione and glutaredoxin to convert arsenate to arsenite, after which the efflux transporter formed by ArsA and ArsB can extrude the arsenite from the cell, providing resistance.) yields the protein MSAEIYHNPRCSKSRSTLALLEENGVSPDIRLYLENPPTEMELKSILEQLGISARELLRTGEAEYADNNLADETLSEDQIIELMAEFPKLIERPIVIKDGQARIGRPPESVLEIL from the coding sequence ATGTCTGCAGAAATCTACCACAACCCACGTTGCTCTAAATCTCGCTCTACTCTGGCCCTGCTGGAAGAAAATGGCGTGTCACCTGATATTCGTCTGTATCTTGAAAATCCACCAACTGAAATGGAACTCAAAAGCATACTGGAGCAGCTCGGTATTAGCGCCCGGGAACTACTACGTACCGGTGAAGCTGAATATGCTGATAATAATCTGGCAGATGAAACCCTCAGCGAAGACCAGATTATCGAACTCATGGCTGAATTTCCGAAGCTGATTGAACGTCCTATCGTTATCAAAGATGGTCAGGCACGTATTGGTCGGCCACCGGAATCGGTACTGGAGATTCTCTAA
- the wrbA gene encoding NAD(P)H:quinone oxidoreductase, whose protein sequence is MSSPYVLVLYYSRHGATRTMAQQIARGIEASGIDALLRTVPEVSANSEQSAPTIPAEGDIYCTETELANCSGLALGSPTRFGNMASPLKYFIDSTSSLWLSGALIDKPACVFSSTASLHGGQETTLLSMMLPLMHHGMLMAGIPYSESDLLSTTQGGTPYGATHVAGQDGRDLDNAERNLCQAQGKRLGRLAKQLLTAN, encoded by the coding sequence GTGAGTTCACCATACGTATTGGTTCTCTACTACAGCCGCCATGGTGCTACCCGCACGATGGCGCAGCAAATTGCCAGGGGTATCGAAGCCAGTGGCATAGATGCCCTGCTACGAACGGTTCCTGAAGTATCCGCTAACAGCGAACAATCTGCACCAACCATCCCGGCCGAAGGGGATATCTACTGTACTGAAACCGAGCTGGCAAACTGTAGCGGCCTGGCACTCGGTAGCCCTACCCGCTTTGGTAACATGGCATCCCCCCTTAAGTACTTCATCGACAGTACCAGCAGCCTATGGCTAAGCGGTGCATTGATCGACAAACCAGCCTGTGTTTTCAGCTCAACCGCAAGCTTACACGGCGGCCAGGAAACCACCTTACTGAGTATGATGTTGCCATTAATGCACCACGGTATGTTGATGGCCGGTATTCCATATTCTGAATCAGATCTGCTCAGCACAACTCAGGGCGGTACACCTTACGGCGCAACCCATGTTGCCGGTCAAGACGGTCGCGACCTGGACAATGCTGAACGCAATCTGTGTCAGGCTCAGGGCAAGCGCCTTGGTCGGCTGGCGAAACAACTGCTCACAGCGAATTAA